From Erigeron canadensis isolate Cc75 chromosome 8, C_canadensis_v1, whole genome shotgun sequence, one genomic window encodes:
- the LOC122578260 gene encoding protein kinase PVPK-1-like, which produces MDSLVDGVGSLSTSHASTTLLGFNKPGKTRPPHHPSKHSKPDTIHTSTHSSGTSKRSHKSSYDHKGKSEIVGPNTVLDQTAKEYFHKQILALEAKAGIKHDEPEIISCPSPQSSLYSLANFTEAKQSFTNTEISDGGSSIEKSIESGDVGISGDYVESNKTSVYRESTGSDLSEESSSGSFTSAIYKPHMQNDSRWEAIQVVRSINDSGMLEMKHFRHLKRLGCGDIGSVYLSELIGTRSYFAMKVMDKAALASRNKLLRAQTEREILQSLDHPFLPTLYTHFDTEKLSCLVMEYCPGGDLHALRQKQPGKYFSEHAARFYVAEVLLAMEYLHMLGIIYRDLKPENVLVREDGHIMLSDFDLSLRCVVNPKLVRSTNATVETKNSGYCIQPSCIEPSCVVQTACIQPSCFVPRFMSKPKKEKKPKPKTEIYNQVSPLPELIAEPTSARSMSFVGTHEYLAPEIIKGEGHGSAVDWWTFGIFLYELLYGKTPFKGNGNRATLFNVVGQPLRFPDSPSVSFAARDLIRGLLVKEPQHRLGYRRGATEIKQHPFFQSVNWALIRCATPPDIPKPSSENVGVDVKPSGNYLEIDFF; this is translated from the exons ATGGATTCACTTGTTGATGGAGTCGGTTCTTTGTCAACTAGCCATGCTTCCACAACATTGTTAGGGTTCAATAAACCCGGAAAAACCCGACCTCCCCATCACCCTTCAAAGCACTCAAAACCCGACACAATCCACACGTCCACACACTCAAGTGGCACATCAAAACGATCTCATAAAAGCTCCTATGATCATAAAGGAAAATCAGAAATTGTGGGACCCAATACCGTTCTTGATCAAACTGCTAAAGAATACTTTCACAAACAAATATTAGCATTAGAAGCCAAAGCTGGCATCAAACATGATGAGCCTGAAATTATATCTTGCCCGAGCCCGCAAAGTAGTTTATACTCCCTTGCTAACTTCACTGAAGCCAAGCAAAGCTTTACCAACACCGAAATTAGTGATGGTGGTAGCAGCATCGAGAAATCTATTGAAAGTGGTGACGTCGGGATTTCAGGTGATTATGTTGAAAGCAATAAAACGAGTGTATATAGGGAAAGCACCGGAAGTGATCTTAGTGAAGAAAGTAGTTCGGGTAGTTTCACCAGTGCAATATACAAACCCCATATGCAAAATGACTCAAGATGGGAAGCGATTCAAGTTGTGAGGTCTATAAATGATTCTGGTATGTTGGAAATGAAGCATTTTAGGCATTTGAAGAGATTGGGATGTGGGGATATCGGGAGTGTTTATCTTTCTGAATTGATTGGGACAAGAAGTTATTTTGCCATGAAAGTGATGGATAAAGCGGCTCTTGCAAGTAGGAATAAGCTATTGAGGGCCCAAACGGAAAGAGAAATTTTGCAATCTTTGGATCACCCGTTTCTTCCCACTTTGTATACTCACTTTGACACAGAGAAATTGTCGTGTTTGGTGATGGAGTACTGCCCTGGTGGAGATTTGCATGCGCTTAGACAAAAACAACCTGGGAAATATTTCTCCGAGCATGCAGCAAG GTTTTATGTGGCGGAAGTTCTTCTTGCTATGGAGTATCTGCATATGCTTGGGATCATTTATAGAGACCTCAAACCGGAAAATGTTTTGGTTCGTGAAGATGGTCACATAATGCTCTCAGATTTTGACCTCTCTTTGAGATGTGTCGTGAACCCAAAGCTGGTTAGATCTACAAATGCTACTGTGGAGACAAAGAATTCCGGCTACTGTATCCAGCCGTCTTGCATTGAACCATCTTGTGTGGTTCAAACCGCCTGCATTCAGCCCTCATGTTTTGTTCCCCGATTCATGAGCAAAcccaaaaaggaaaagaaaccaAAGCCCAAAACTGAAATATACAATCAAGTCTCGCCGCTTCCCGAACTCATAGCCGAGCCTACAAGCGCCCGGTCAATGTCGTTTGTTGGGACCCACGAGTATTTAGCTCCAGAAATCATTAAAGGTGAAGGCCATGGGAGCGCTGTTGATTGGTGGACTTTTGGGATTTTTCTTTACGAGCTCTTGTACGGGAAAACTCCCTTCAAAGGAAATGGTAACCGGGCGACTTTGTTTAACGTGGTCGGCCAACCCTTGAGGTTTCCCGACTCACCATCAGTTAGTTTTGCGGCGAGGGATTTGATCAGGGGTTTACTTGTAAAAGAGCCGCAACATCGGTTGGGTTATAGGAGAGGGGCCACGGAGATAAAACAACATCCGTTTTTCCAAAGCGTGAACTGGGCGTTGATCCGTTGTGCTACTCCTCCGGATATCCCAAAACCATCATCGGAAAATGTTGGAGTAGATGTGAAGCCTTCTGGTAACTACTTAGAGATtgatttcttttaa
- the LOC122610756 gene encoding secreted RxLR effector protein 161-like yields MEGCRPSSFPIEQNLKLVTNEKDPKVDAGSYCRLIRRLLYLEATRPDIAYSVNTLSQFVSDPRKSHMDAGTRVLRYLKTTPGQGILLPKEGGTNLVGYSDSDWLGCPLTRRSRTGYIVLLGGAPISWKTKKQYVVSRSSAEVEYRAMAITVSELIWLRWLLQEMGFPQLSSTTLFCDNQAA; encoded by the coding sequence ATGGAGGGGTGTCGACCAAGTTCATTTCCCATTGAGCAAAATCTAAAACTTGTTACTAATGAAAAGGATCCGAAAGTTGATGCAGGTTCTTATTGTCGTCTCATAAGACGACTTCTGTATCTCGAGGCTACTCGACCTGATATAGCTTATTCGGTTAACACTCTTAGTCAATTTGTTTCAGATCCGCGTAAAAGTCATATGGATGCTGGTACAAGAGTCCTTCGATATCTCAAGACTACTCCAGGTCAAGGCATACTTTTACCAAAGGAGGGCGGTACAAATTTAGTTGGTTACTCTGATTCAGATTGGCTAGGGTGTCCTCTAACTAGACGCTCCAGAACCGGCTACATTGTTCTTCTTGGTGGAGCTCCCATTTCGTGGAAAACCAAAAAGCAATATGTTGTCTCGCGTTCTTCCGCTGAAGTTGAGTATCGTGCAATGGCCATAACTGTGAGTGAACTCATTTGGCTGCGATGGCTCTTACAAGAGATGGGATTTCCTCAACTTAGCTCCACCACACTATTCTGTGACAACCAAGCAGCATGA
- the LOC122579615 gene encoding altered inheritance of mitochondria protein 32-like isoform X1: protein MLTNPNRFPAVHFTIIYSLSPSLFHSVAMAALPENGTTNGAPSPPTNDNLNIGFQRPEMHTEKLAGTAISYDRHVILCYKTHDTWPSRVETSDLHPLPKLLAGALKARKNDIPVKTLLTICEGKEGTEMLDGDVLLFPEMVKYRGLKEPDITSFVEEVIVNRKPWSTGVQETMTGSHIFVCSHRSRDKRCGFCGPILIKKFKEEAEVRGLENVSVTACSHVGGHKYAGNLIIYTVRDEKVCGHWYGYVTPNDVADLLDNHIGKGEIIERIWRGQMGIPPVKKAEQTIEQKLPNGNDLKVNEQSNKASNTKEETENGGGCCQGTANGFSCCRDEMSGTEKEVKKEFSKLNIFTRKWEKHEVLTTAAVIGAVVTIGVAYSFYKRVR from the exons atgCTAACAAATCCTAATCGGTTTCCCGCCGTTCACTTTACTATCATCTATTCTCTCTCCCCCTCTCTCTTTCACTCCGTCGCTATGGCCGCCTTACCGGAAAACGGTACAACTAACGGAGCTCCTTCTCCTCCGACTAACGACAATCTTAACATCGGTTTCCAGAGGCCGGAAATGCACACCGAAAAGCTGGCCGGAACAGCTATAAGTTACGACCGGCATGTTATATTGTGTTACAAGACGCATGACACGTGGCCATCACGTGTTGAAACTTCAGACTTACATCCGTTGCCTAAGCTTCTTGCTGGAGCTCTTAAAGCTCGTAAGAATGATATTCCTGTTAAG ACTTTGTTGACGATATGTGAAGGAAAGGAAGGTACGGAGATGTTGGATGGAGATGTGTTGTTGTTTCCTGAAATGGTCAAGTATAG GGGATTGAAAGAACCAGACATCACCAGTTTTGTGGAGGAAGTGATTGTGAATAGAAAACCATGGTCTACAGGAGTTCAGGAGACCATGACAGGTTCACATATATTTGTCTGTTCGCATAGAAGTCGTGATAAAAGATGTGGCTTTTGTGGACCGATATtgataaaaaagtttaaagagGAGGCTGAAGTAAGGGGTCTGGAGAATGTGTCTGTGACTGCTTGCTCACATGTTGGGGGACACAAATATGCAGGAAACTTGATCATTTATACTGTTCGAGATGAGAAAGTTTGTGGTCACTG GTATGGTTATGTTACCCCAAATGATGTGGCTGATTTGCTTGACAATCACATTGGAAAGGGTGAAATTATTGAGAGGATTTGGAG GGGCCAAATGGGCATTCCCCCCGTCAAGAAAGCTGAACAGACAATTGAACAAAAACTTCCAAATGGAAATGATTTGAAGGTCAATGAGCAGAGTAATAAAGCAAGCAATACCAAAGAAGAGACAGAAAACGGGGGAGGCTGCTGTCAAGGTACCGCCAATGGGTTCTCGTGCTGCAGAGACGAAATGTCAGGAACAGAAAAGGAGGTAAAGAAAGAATTCAGTAAACTTAATATCTTCACGAGAAAATGGGAGAAACATGAGGTGCTTACAACAGCTGCAGTAATTGGGGCGGTCGTAACTATTGGTGTGGCCTACAGCTTTTATAAAAGGGTGAGATGA
- the LOC122579615 gene encoding altered inheritance of mitochondria protein 32-like isoform X2, whose product MTRGHHVLKLQTYIRCLSFLLELLKLTLLTICEGKEGTEMLDGDVLLFPEMVKYRGLKEPDITSFVEEVIVNRKPWSTGVQETMTGSHIFVCSHRSRDKRCGFCGPILIKKFKEEAEVRGLENVSVTACSHVGGHKYAGNLIIYTVRDEKVCGHWYGYVTPNDVADLLDNHIGKGEIIERIWRGQMGIPPVKKAEQTIEQKLPNGNDLKVNEQSNKASNTKEETENGGGCCQGTANGFSCCRDEMSGTEKEVKKEFSKLNIFTRKWEKHEVLTTAAVIGAVVTIGVAYSFYKRVR is encoded by the exons ATGACACGTGGCCATCACGTGTTGAAACTTCAGACTTACATCCGTTGCCTAAGCTTCTTGCTGGAGCTCTTAAAGCTC ACTTTGTTGACGATATGTGAAGGAAAGGAAGGTACGGAGATGTTGGATGGAGATGTGTTGTTGTTTCCTGAAATGGTCAAGTATAG GGGATTGAAAGAACCAGACATCACCAGTTTTGTGGAGGAAGTGATTGTGAATAGAAAACCATGGTCTACAGGAGTTCAGGAGACCATGACAGGTTCACATATATTTGTCTGTTCGCATAGAAGTCGTGATAAAAGATGTGGCTTTTGTGGACCGATATtgataaaaaagtttaaagagGAGGCTGAAGTAAGGGGTCTGGAGAATGTGTCTGTGACTGCTTGCTCACATGTTGGGGGACACAAATATGCAGGAAACTTGATCATTTATACTGTTCGAGATGAGAAAGTTTGTGGTCACTG GTATGGTTATGTTACCCCAAATGATGTGGCTGATTTGCTTGACAATCACATTGGAAAGGGTGAAATTATTGAGAGGATTTGGAG GGGCCAAATGGGCATTCCCCCCGTCAAGAAAGCTGAACAGACAATTGAACAAAAACTTCCAAATGGAAATGATTTGAAGGTCAATGAGCAGAGTAATAAAGCAAGCAATACCAAAGAAGAGACAGAAAACGGGGGAGGCTGCTGTCAAGGTACCGCCAATGGGTTCTCGTGCTGCAGAGACGAAATGTCAGGAACAGAAAAGGAGGTAAAGAAAGAATTCAGTAAACTTAATATCTTCACGAGAAAATGGGAGAAACATGAGGTGCTTACAACAGCTGCAGTAATTGGGGCGGTCGTAACTATTGGTGTGGCCTACAGCTTTTATAAAAGGGTGAGATGA